TGACCAACCTCGAAATCCAACAACTCTACCAGGCAGAGCGACCAAAAGCTTGGCAAGAATGGATACAAACGGACATCTTCCGATGGGGAATGTTGGTCTTGTCCTATATTGCGGTATTGAGTATCGGTATTTGGGGAGGGAGTAGATTACAAAAAAGGACAAAGGTTTCGGCTGTTGCTCTTCCGTCAGAGGCAACAACAAGTGGCCAAACCGTTGTGGAACTTATACCCAACCTGATCCAACCTGCTGTTTTACCAGTCTTAGAGACTGCCAAAGCAGCACATGCGCCACTTTTAGAGCGAACCACAGACGTCAAAGAAGAAATAATCCAAAATAATACCCAGAACACGCAAAACACACGACCTCCGCTAACAGACTTCTTACAAAACTTCCCATCGTCTTCAACTTGGACACCTGAGGATCGCGAGTACGCAGAACAAATCCTCCAGGCCATCCATGATCATGCACAAAAACCGTTGTTTAGCGTGGACTTTATGGCCCATGAACTCAAGGTTTCCCGCCGGAAATTAGAGCGCGATACCCGCCGTTTGTTTGGCTCTACCCCAACAGCACTGGTGAAAAGGGTGATGGAGGAGGGGTCGGATACTGCCAAGGGGTTGTCTTTATCGGTGTCTAAACAGCAATAACAGAAGCAAAATACCAATTGTCATAAGTAATCATTGTTTTAGGGAATATTGGGCGACGCTGTTTATAAATGCGAGAGGCAGGCAAAAAACTTTCATCCTTGGCTTATAAAGCATGCGAAACACACAGCGAAAAACCTTTCAATCTCAACGACTTTATGCGAAAAAACACAGACAACAGCACTAAAGGAAAAAATCATTTCTCCCAAGCGCATCAATGCTTTTTTTATCGCACCACATAAAAAACCGGAACCAGTGGGGTGAGACCCCTTCCCGATTCCGGTTTTGTCTTTATGTGTTTCTTTGGAGAGCGAATTTCCTATTTAAGGAGCGCCATTTTGCGCGTAAACACCTTTCCAGCGGTTTCTAAGCGATAAATGTACATCCCAGAAGCCCATCTTGTGGCATCGAACGTCACTTGGTGGTTTCCTGCACCAAAAGGGCCATTGGCCAAGTCAGCAATTTTCCTTCCGGCAAGGTCATAAACGGCCAAATGCACCACTTGGTTGGTCGCAAGACTAAAGCGGATGGTGGTAGCAGGATTAAATGGGTTCGGGTAGTTTTGTTCGAGAACCATGGTAGTAGGAACGTTGTTGGATTCGGTTGCAACCGTGGTTAAGTTGCCCAAGTGACCAATGGTAGCGAGTGCCGACCAACCATTTAGCCAGTTTTTACCACGAAATGCACCGAGAAAGTCTTGCTTTTGAAAGAAGGCATCTCCCGGATCACTCCATTTAGTGGTAAGGGCCGGACTATTGTTTGTCTTTGGGCGGGGGTCTAACTTGCCATCCGCCAAACGGCTAATACCACCTAACATGGGATCTACGATGCTGTTCGCATTTGCGGTCAGGTGTGCTTCTATAAATGGGGTGCTTTTCGAGATTGTGGCCAAAGTGGTATTGGCACTACCAATATTCCACCAGAGGTTGTTTTTAAGAAACAAGTTCCCATCTTCGAGTTGCTTTTTGGAATCGCCACCTTTCGTCGCGACGTCTTCTATGCTCACCCCATTGCTTGGGAAGTCCATAAAAATGGTATTGAGGTACTTTCCGCCGGAAAAGTCCCGGAATTTAAGCGCAAAATCATTTTTATCGTTGCCCGGATTGCTACCAAGACCAGAGCCGATGAAGGTGGCGTTGGAGATCACGGGCATCGAATATGGCTGACCGGTAAAATTGCCCGAAGGCCCACCGTCATGCTCGCCACCACGTCCGGAGATATCAGAACGGTTCAGAGAGAACCAATATTGACCGCGCCCACGAAATCCCTCGTCCCAGTCAAAGGTGTCATCTTCACAAAACGAACCAGAGAGATAACGCAAATCTACCGTTCCACCGAACATCTCAAAGCAGTCGTCGGTATTGGAATACACCTCTACATATTCAATCTTGGTTCCACGCCCTACCGCACCGAGCGTCAAGCCATTGATCTCGTTACCAGAGGTATTCAGTACTGCGCCACCGTGACGGATGGAAACGTATTTCAGAACACCACTGTTGTCATCGTCATCCGAGCCGCCATATTTGGCGTCGAGGTCCGCCGGAATCCCTTCTACCTGTTTATCATTTACCGGATTGGAAGTGGTGGCTTTGCCGAGCATCACCACGCCGCCCCAGAGACCGCCATCTGTTGGAAGCAAATCATTTGCATCACGCACATTGTCCAATTCGGAGGTAAAAATGATCGGATTACTTTCCGTTCCTTCGGCCATGATTTTCGCACCGCGACGAATAATTAAAGCAGTAGCAAAATCGCCCGTTGTTGGATTTTTAATGCCTTTAATCACGGTTCCGGGCTGAATGGTCAGTGTTGCACCGCTATTAACGAAGACTAAGCCGTCTAAGTGGTACTCATTTCCAGCAGTCCAAGTGGTATTGGCGGAAATATCATCCTTGACTACCACCTTGGTTTGTGCCCAGATAACGGCGGGCATCAAACATAGGCAAGCAAATAAGGATCGCATCAAACGTTTCATAAAAATATGGGTTTAGGTTAGAATTTTTGATATTTTAGACAAAGAACATCCTTTTCTTGCTCGTTTGCAGAACAAGAAGCACAAGGACAATTTGGAAAAAAGAAAGTGGCCGATCGAAACACCTCCCGTGCGGCCAAGAATTTTAGAAGCTATAACCTACGCTAAGCGACAAGGAACGCCCCATCTTGTATTCGTAATACGTATAGTCCTTGTTCAAGAAACGATAGGTTTCTTTGTAAGGGCTATCTAAAAGATTTTTCGCGGCAAGTTTGAGTTTGAGGTTTTTAAGGCCATGCGAAACAATTAAGTCCAATTTCGGAGATGGGCGCTCATAGACATCGGGCGTATTCCCAAAAGAAACAGCGGTAAGGCGGTCGCCAAACACATTAAAATACAGACTGGCCGTGGTTTTTCCGGTGCTATAAGCCACATCTGTATTCACAATAAACGGCGACTGACCTTGCAAAGGCCGGGCTTTTTTGGTGTTTGGATCCAAGGCTTTACGCTCCAAGTACTCCGCTTCAGGTAGGGTTATGGAGGACTTAACGAAGGAAATATTGGCCCCAACCGATAGATTTTCGAGCGCGATTCCCAAGGCATCTAAACGTTTGCGGGCCTCAAACTCCGCACCCAAGATGGTGGCTTGCTCCACATTTACAAACTGCAAAGACTCGGTCGCACCTGCCTCATAGATTGAGCGCTCTATGGGATTTTGGAGGTCTTTATAAAAAGCACTTACCGCCAAAATTTCGC
The window above is part of the Rhodothermia bacterium genome. Proteins encoded here:
- a CDS encoding T9SS type A sorting domain-containing protein, translating into MKRLMRSLFACLCLMPAVIWAQTKVVVKDDISANTTWTAGNEYHLDGLVFVNSGATLTIQPGTVIKGIKNPTTGDFATALIIRRGAKIMAEGTESNPIIFTSELDNVRDANDLLPTDGGLWGGVVMLGKATTSNPVNDKQVEGIPADLDAKYGGSDDDDNSGVLKYVSIRHGGAVLNTSGNEINGLTLGAVGRGTKIEYVEVYSNTDDCFEMFGGTVDLRYLSGSFCEDDTFDWDEGFRGRGQYWFSLNRSDISGRGGEHDGGPSGNFTGQPYSMPVISNATFIGSGLGSNPGNDKNDFALKFRDFSGGKYLNTIFMDFPSNGVSIEDVATKGGDSKKQLEDGNLFLKNNLWWNIGSANTTLATISKSTPFIEAHLTANANSIVDPMLGGISRLADGKLDPRPKTNNSPALTTKWSDPGDAFFQKQDFLGAFRGKNWLNGWSALATIGHLGNLTTVATESNNVPTTMVLEQNYPNPFNPATTIRFSLATNQVVHLAVYDLAGRKIADLANGPFGAGNHQVTFDATRWASGMYIYRLETAGKVFTRKMALLK